In Saccharicrinis fermentans DSM 9555 = JCM 21142, a genomic segment contains:
- a CDS encoding pyridoxal-phosphate dependent enzyme has translation MNLPTFSDIEDAYLRIEAQTHITPVLTSRAIDKITGAEIFFKCENFQKVGAFKFRGACNAVFALNAEELASGVATHSSGNHAAALALAAQLRQTQAHIVMPQNAPEIKKKAVVSYGGLITFCEPTLQAREETLQKILEQTGAQMIHPYDQKEVIAGQGTCALELIQQQDDLDAIVTPVGGGGLLAGTSITAKYINPEMEVIGAEPQGADDAAQSFQKKQRMPSLHPNTIADGLLTALGKLNYELIIKNVDDIITTPDSTTIEAMRLIWERMKIIVEPSSAVSLAVILDNKEAFKGKKVGVVLSGGNVDLQHLPF, from the coding sequence ATGAATTTACCTACTTTTTCAGATATTGAAGACGCATACCTGCGTATTGAAGCCCAAACCCATATCACACCTGTTTTAACCAGTCGTGCTATTGATAAGATAACGGGAGCCGAGATATTTTTCAAGTGTGAGAATTTTCAGAAAGTGGGGGCTTTTAAATTCAGAGGAGCATGCAATGCCGTATTTGCGTTAAATGCTGAAGAGCTAGCCAGTGGAGTTGCTACCCATTCTTCAGGCAATCATGCCGCCGCCTTGGCACTGGCTGCCCAACTGCGACAGACACAAGCACATATTGTGATGCCACAAAATGCCCCCGAAATTAAAAAGAAAGCAGTTGTTAGTTATGGCGGTTTGATTACTTTTTGTGAACCCACATTGCAGGCACGGGAAGAAACATTGCAAAAAATATTGGAACAGACAGGTGCGCAAATGATTCATCCTTATGACCAAAAAGAGGTGATTGCCGGACAAGGTACCTGTGCCTTGGAGTTAATACAACAGCAAGATGATTTGGATGCTATTGTGACACCTGTTGGAGGTGGTGGGCTGTTGGCGGGTACTTCTATTACTGCTAAATATATAAATCCTGAGATGGAGGTGATTGGGGCAGAACCCCAAGGAGCTGACGATGCTGCTCAATCTTTTCAAAAGAAACAGCGTATGCCATCTCTTCATCCCAATACCATTGCCGACGGCCTGTTAACCGCACTGGGGAAACTTAACTATGAATTAATCATAAAAAATGTAGATGATATCATCACCACTCCAGATAGTACCACCATTGAAGCCATGCGACTGATATGGGAGCGCATGAAGATCATTGTTGAGCCTTCCAGTGCTGTTTCTTTGGCCGTTATTCTGGACAATAAAGAGGCTTTTAAAGGTAAAAAAGTAGGTGTTGTTTTAAGTGGAGGTAACGTTGATTTGCAGCATTTGCCATTTTAG
- a CDS encoding tetratricopeptide repeat protein, with product MRVVVRYLELLLLCFLGQYAYAQRSLVIQDDSLWVINKLYNKANLLVASDPDSARMLFKECKSHYIQKLDTTSVNRVLVALSDLEKAKESYSLSFDYLWEAMSLVESTDNKLQLYLIHDRLGMLYSIFEKSQEALAHKLSTLKLSKDLIQEGKLHAGALLSSYFSIALHYRKTSNFERAISYLDSCKIVDQSINKGKQNNGFIMVELGYIKMILGDYANAESLMNEAIAQFSAGDDHYLVFAYAYLAELKELQRQNNAAIDNYLKCLQTMERINTHVDLRSGILDCLSRLYHEEHNYSKAYTYLRASKSINDSLFNVKGISNQLFQMRNKYNEAIELKNQQLKSNELLLVKKSQSNLQLKIFLSLLLLILSVIVFILIYNLQKKKYLHEKRETALKSLHEKARAKEILDVKNKELTAYTLQLIDKDRVVNELYQYIQTHIPDPKVTNHIKRSISGNNQKMWDEFYLRFIAVNADFYTKLGERFPKLTPTERKYCALIKLRFSSKDMSQLLQVTVESVHITRHRLRKKMGLPRGASLSNFIAEI from the coding sequence ATGAGAGTGGTAGTGCGGTATTTGGAACTTTTGTTGTTGTGTTTTTTGGGGCAATATGCCTATGCACAACGTAGTTTAGTTATACAAGATGATAGCTTATGGGTTATAAACAAGCTTTACAATAAGGCCAATCTTTTAGTGGCATCTGATCCTGATTCGGCACGTATGCTTTTTAAGGAATGCAAGTCTCATTATATACAGAAATTGGATACGACAAGTGTTAATAGAGTTTTGGTAGCATTGTCTGATCTTGAAAAAGCCAAGGAAAGTTACAGTCTGTCCTTCGATTACTTATGGGAAGCAATGTCCTTGGTAGAATCTACTGACAATAAGCTGCAGCTATATTTGATACACGATAGGCTAGGTATGTTGTACAGTATTTTTGAAAAGAGCCAGGAAGCATTAGCACATAAGTTGAGCACCTTGAAATTAAGTAAGGATTTAATACAAGAAGGAAAGCTTCATGCGGGTGCGCTTTTGTCCAGTTACTTTAGTATTGCTCTCCATTATCGTAAAACCTCTAACTTTGAGAGGGCTATCAGCTATTTAGACTCATGTAAAATTGTGGATCAATCAATCAATAAAGGCAAACAAAACAATGGTTTTATCATGGTTGAGCTGGGGTATATAAAAATGATTTTAGGTGATTATGCCAATGCTGAGTCATTGATGAATGAAGCCATAGCTCAATTTAGCGCTGGGGATGATCATTATCTTGTTTTTGCCTATGCATATCTGGCCGAGCTAAAAGAGCTGCAACGTCAGAATAATGCCGCCATTGATAACTATTTAAAATGTTTGCAAACAATGGAACGCATTAATACACATGTTGACCTAAGATCCGGTATTTTAGATTGTTTATCTAGGCTATACCATGAGGAACATAATTATTCTAAAGCCTATACGTATTTACGAGCATCAAAAAGTATAAACGACAGCCTGTTTAATGTTAAAGGTATCAGTAATCAGTTGTTTCAAATGCGGAACAAATACAACGAAGCCATCGAGCTTAAAAATCAACAACTCAAGTCCAATGAGTTACTTTTGGTCAAAAAAAGTCAAAGCAACCTGCAACTTAAAATATTTCTTTCTTTGTTGTTACTTATACTCTCTGTTATTGTTTTTATATTGATATATAACCTTCAGAAGAAGAAGTATTTGCATGAGAAAAGAGAAACCGCATTAAAGAGTTTGCACGAAAAGGCGAGGGCCAAAGAAATACTAGATGTGAAGAACAAAGAGCTTACGGCCTATACCTTGCAGCTTATTGATAAAGATCGCGTTGTTAATGAGCTGTATCAATATATACAAACCCATATTCCCGACCCCAAAGTTACCAATCACATCAAAAGAAGTATCTCCGGAAATAATCAGAAAATGTGGGATGAGTTTTACTTGCGTTTCATTGCAGTTAATGCCGATTTTTATACCAAGTTGGGAGAAAGATTCCCCAAATTAACCCCGACAGAACGAAAGTACTGTGCGCTTATTAAGTTAAGATTTTCTAGTAAAGATATGTCCCAATTACTCCAGGTTACCGTAGAAAGTGTCCACATTACCCGACATCGATTAAGAAAAAAAATGGGACTGCCTCGGGGAGCAAGCCTGAGTAATTTTATTGCAGAAATATAA
- a CDS encoding Kelch repeat-containing protein, with translation MKYKKFSSYFFNGLLLFLVPLGLFSQCKNEDTKWIDKEESENYVARHECSFVQIGTKFILFGGRESAQKLDVYDYTSNTWNTGTSAPKEFNHFQATAYEGFVWVVAAYKTNSFPSEVPEENIWLYYPPNNCWIQGPEIPKERRRGGAGLVVYKDKFYVLGGNTNGHDGGYVDWFDEYDPTANTWTVLESASQARDHFHAAVIGNTLYAAGGRQSGGKGGVFSPLPALVDIYNFNTKSWSVLDEPLPTPRAAPGIIVYNNELLVMGGEGEVSGPAFKRVEAYNPSTKKWSRKADMNYARHGTQAILSGKGVYIAAGSPVRGGGRQRNMEVYGEDKPEGHALRPSKLKAPSELTIPVGSTKSILLKNTQGNTGIFISQAQLMGTDNEQFKTDIDINNRLIKKGNDIALKIKHIGQLTEQEATLKIIYNGNQEMMIHLKSK, from the coding sequence ATGAAGTATAAGAAATTTAGCAGCTATTTTTTCAATGGTCTATTACTATTTTTAGTTCCACTTGGGTTATTTTCCCAATGCAAAAACGAAGATACTAAATGGATAGATAAAGAAGAAAGCGAGAATTATGTAGCCAGACACGAATGCTCTTTTGTACAAATTGGAACAAAATTCATTCTGTTCGGAGGAAGAGAATCTGCTCAGAAATTAGATGTATATGATTATACGTCTAATACCTGGAATACAGGCACAAGTGCCCCTAAGGAGTTTAATCATTTTCAGGCAACTGCCTACGAAGGCTTTGTCTGGGTAGTTGCAGCTTATAAAACAAATAGTTTTCCAAGCGAAGTACCAGAGGAAAATATCTGGCTCTACTATCCACCCAACAACTGCTGGATACAAGGCCCCGAGATACCAAAGGAAAGAAGACGTGGAGGTGCAGGACTGGTTGTTTATAAAGATAAGTTTTATGTATTGGGGGGCAATACAAATGGACATGATGGAGGTTATGTAGATTGGTTTGATGAATATGATCCCACAGCCAATACATGGACTGTTTTAGAAAGCGCTTCACAGGCCCGTGATCATTTTCATGCCGCAGTCATTGGAAATACACTCTATGCTGCCGGAGGAAGACAGTCTGGTGGTAAAGGTGGCGTATTTTCGCCCTTACCCGCCCTTGTTGACATTTACAATTTCAACACAAAATCATGGTCGGTGCTAGACGAACCCTTGCCTACACCCAGAGCCGCTCCCGGCATTATTGTCTACAACAATGAATTGCTAGTAATGGGAGGCGAAGGAGAAGTGTCAGGCCCTGCTTTTAAACGAGTAGAAGCCTATAACCCATCCACCAAAAAATGGTCACGTAAAGCAGACATGAATTATGCAAGACATGGCACACAAGCTATTCTTTCTGGGAAAGGCGTTTACATTGCCGCCGGATCACCTGTACGAGGTGGCGGCAGACAAAGAAATATGGAGGTCTATGGTGAAGACAAGCCAGAAGGACATGCACTGAGGCCATCAAAACTGAAGGCTCCATCTGAGCTTACAATTCCCGTGGGCTCCACCAAGTCCATCTTACTTAAAAACACCCAAGGTAATACCGGAATCTTTATCTCCCAGGCTCAACTGATGGGTACGGATAATGAGCAATTCAAAACAGACATAGATATCAACAACCGTTTAATTAAAAAAGGGAATGACATAGCACTAAAAATCAAACACATTGGCCAATTGACAGAACAAGAAGCTACTTTAAAAATCATATACAACGGAAACCAGGAAATGATGATTCACTTGAAAAGTAAGTGA
- a CDS encoding toxin-antitoxin system YwqK family antitoxin, which produces MRKILLVSFFVVFCLEVQGQSKYLEDFYTIYNGKGDANGGEYSYKADVSFRADAPGLGDIRMQCSISSYQIEGLVYKGKLHSYGRGVEGMPIVITNGQFDVAATAKFNNTTISGDLGVYISFTISGVRKGAMDYYYLSKEEVKEITNTLGLKTSSDLNNLRITITHCELKKTYFEELSEFINQIKEEEKMAETSTSSSKTSTSSSVSKNQNNKENEIREDVTNEDDNGGHDNDESDDDERDYEAEKAMHDALKKTNYYNYVYSGIDQDAAYRMVQDDINRELHYKEMESSLNALGSSVYSLFENRANRKEAERASERVRKKAYKDELNAKIARISKANSKFRTDLMQEIDANYPLSSNVEQMKMRIRAIIYGYDNYIYPRNFRGRYDPHLDQIASMVEGRPVTGSREDVRGYAQLKINKVWFKGEVLNIDVSEEMVETEADVTYAPHKYMVRSLIAYNVVTNTSDIKRRIIWANETALPQSGWLNNSDFNDHLQRINDPKYIIPDKIKFSKTDMEGLAFAYDAKASIPPLEKAMQLNWRRKQLAKPDFINHYAETLKNDLDYFKGSKYEPIPYVFFNDELKSSNPNEIRVLYLLKDNKYLIFSFPEKEKLDILVEPTLWTTRREDHDKSVEYYSFGTQKFRPSKENADVYIGGESGEDLLIPNNSSNSKKIALYTNYRDGLLLKQIGYRQESDRSNWSPKIEIGTYSLHYDKDISIDPELQNKLNEFGAKASSSSYHLGLKILFHSERSGYLNPIKLNDYTYAQQKINRGGFADLYYYKLNNSSSNSNALNLYESYRIYGEVPFSNLKQYKELSHLYSSYYSFELMNTYYLSLKKFEVGREKFQEVSNKGTINTLLGIMKELSQFDYALTSIENEGRIKYYHEDGSVKALGLLVNNKKYGEWEEYHDNGTVKTRINYRRNELHGKYDEYDDKGRLKISKNYYYGGIEGEYFSYVYYNDEFHKKFSHNVDGIKHGTTTTYRNHVRFATQDYNEGLPEEYITFYYPNGNIKSRGEYINSKFQGHVQLYREDGTLKEEGECINNNKVGQWKVFDHQGKYLKIRNYDNN; this is translated from the coding sequence ATGCGAAAAATATTATTGGTTAGTTTTTTTGTTGTGTTTTGTCTAGAGGTGCAAGGTCAAAGCAAATATTTGGAAGATTTTTATACAATTTATAATGGGAAAGGCGATGCGAATGGTGGAGAGTATAGCTATAAGGCAGATGTTAGCTTTCGTGCGGATGCGCCTGGTTTGGGTGATATTAGAATGCAATGTAGTATTTCATCCTATCAAATTGAAGGCCTCGTTTATAAGGGTAAATTGCACAGTTATGGTCGAGGTGTAGAAGGAATGCCTATAGTTATCACTAATGGACAATTTGACGTTGCAGCTACAGCAAAATTTAATAATACAACCATTAGTGGAGATTTGGGTGTGTATATTTCGTTTACAATAAGTGGTGTAAGAAAAGGGGCGATGGATTATTATTACTTATCGAAAGAAGAAGTCAAGGAAATTACAAATACTTTAGGTCTTAAAACATCTTCAGATTTAAATAATTTGAGGATAACTATAACGCATTGCGAATTAAAAAAAACATATTTTGAAGAACTTTCAGAGTTTATAAACCAAATAAAAGAGGAAGAAAAAATGGCAGAGACTTCCACTTCTTCCAGTAAAACATCAACATCTTCTAGTGTCAGTAAGAATCAAAATAATAAAGAGAATGAAATTCGTGAGGATGTAACAAATGAAGATGATAATGGTGGGCATGATAATGACGAAAGTGATGATGATGAAAGAGATTATGAGGCAGAAAAGGCCATGCATGATGCTTTAAAGAAAACAAACTATTACAATTATGTCTATTCTGGGATAGATCAAGATGCGGCCTACCGAATGGTGCAAGACGATATAAACAGAGAACTGCATTATAAAGAAATGGAATCCTCTTTAAATGCTCTGGGTTCCTCTGTGTATTCTCTCTTTGAAAATAGAGCTAACCGTAAAGAGGCCGAAAGGGCAAGTGAACGGGTCAGGAAAAAAGCGTATAAGGATGAGCTAAACGCTAAGATTGCTAGGATTTCTAAAGCCAACTCCAAGTTTCGTACTGATTTAATGCAGGAAATAGATGCTAACTATCCCTTATCTTCCAATGTGGAACAAATGAAAATGCGTATTCGGGCGATTATTTATGGCTACGATAACTATATTTATCCTCGTAATTTTAGAGGTAGATACGATCCACACCTTGATCAAATTGCTTCTATGGTTGAGGGTAGGCCTGTTACAGGCAGTAGGGAAGATGTGCGTGGATATGCGCAGTTAAAAATAAATAAAGTATGGTTTAAGGGAGAGGTTTTAAATATCGATGTGTCGGAAGAGATGGTGGAAACCGAGGCTGATGTTACCTATGCACCCCATAAATATATGGTTCGTTCTCTTATTGCGTATAATGTTGTCACTAATACATCAGACATTAAGCGACGTATCATTTGGGCCAATGAAACAGCGCTTCCACAAAGTGGTTGGCTAAACAACTCGGATTTTAACGATCATTTACAAAGAATTAATGATCCGAAGTATATTATTCCAGATAAAATTAAATTTTCTAAAACCGATATGGAAGGTTTAGCCTTTGCGTACGACGCAAAAGCATCTATTCCTCCTTTAGAAAAAGCAATGCAGTTGAATTGGCGAAGGAAACAGTTGGCCAAGCCTGATTTTATTAATCACTATGCGGAAACACTTAAAAATGACTTAGATTATTTTAAGGGAAGTAAATACGAGCCAATACCTTATGTGTTTTTTAATGATGAATTAAAATCTTCAAACCCCAATGAAATCAGAGTCTTGTATCTTTTGAAAGATAATAAATACCTTATCTTTTCATTTCCTGAAAAAGAAAAGTTAGATATTTTAGTGGAACCTACGCTTTGGACTACAAGGCGAGAAGACCACGATAAATCAGTAGAATACTATTCGTTTGGAACACAAAAATTCAGGCCTAGCAAGGAAAATGCTGATGTTTATATTGGAGGAGAATCAGGCGAAGATTTATTAATTCCCAATAATAGTAGTAATAGTAAAAAAATAGCCCTTTATACCAATTATAGGGATGGGCTTTTATTGAAACAAATAGGGTATCGACAAGAAAGTGATCGAAGCAACTGGAGTCCCAAAATAGAAATTGGTACCTACAGTTTACACTATGACAAGGATATTAGTATAGATCCAGAACTACAAAATAAATTAAATGAATTTGGAGCCAAAGCATCTTCTAGCTCTTACCATTTGGGTTTAAAAATACTATTTCATTCTGAAAGAAGCGGATATTTGAACCCTATTAAGCTTAACGATTATACCTATGCTCAGCAGAAAATTAACAGAGGTGGGTTTGCCGATTTATACTATTATAAGTTGAATAATAGTAGTAGTAATAGTAATGCACTTAATCTTTACGAAAGTTATAGAATCTATGGTGAGGTACCATTTAGTAATTTAAAACAGTACAAAGAACTTAGTCATCTATATAGCAGTTATTACTCGTTTGAGCTAATGAATACTTACTATTTAAGCCTTAAAAAATTTGAGGTGGGAAGAGAAAAGTTCCAGGAGGTTTCTAATAAAGGTACAATAAACACTCTTTTAGGTATTATGAAGGAACTAAGCCAGTTTGATTATGCTTTGACAAGCATTGAAAATGAAGGCAGGATAAAATATTATCATGAAGATGGTTCTGTTAAGGCATTAGGACTGTTAGTTAACAATAAAAAATATGGAGAGTGGGAAGAATATCATGATAATGGAACGGTAAAAACGCGCATCAATTATAGGAGAAATGAGTTGCACGGTAAATATGATGAGTACGACGATAAAGGGAGATTAAAAATATCAAAGAATTATTATTATGGCGGAATTGAGGGGGAGTATTTCAGTTATGTATACTACAATGATGAATTCCATAAGAAGTTTAGCCATAATGTTGATGGAATTAAGCATGGAACAACAACAACCTATCGTAACCATGTTCGCTTTGCCACTCAGGATTATAATGAAGGATTGCCTGAAGAGTATATAACATTTTATTATCCCAACGGTAATATTAAATCCAGAGGAGAATACATAAATAGTAAGTTTCAAGGTCATGTTCAATTATATCGCGAGGATGGTACGCTAAAAGAGGAAGGAGAATGCATAAATAATAACAAGGTAGGTCAATGGAAAGTGTTTGACCATCAGGGTAAGTACTTAAAAATTAGAAATTACGATAACAACTAA
- a CDS encoding FAD-dependent oxidoreductase, translating into MKTLSFILIICIQSLYMTGIAQDVFIEAESFNDKGGWVIDPQFVEQMGSPYLMAHGMGVPVANAITHVNFKEKGKYHVWARTKNWAPGNWEAPGQFKMTVNGITLKRTLGITAGWTWEYAGKVTIKSTNVEIQLSDLTGFNGRCDAIYFSQSKKMPLEAETNLTSWRKTKLGESTIPEQQKNYDLVITGGGLAGCAAAISAAEQGLKVALIHDRPVLGGNASEEVRVHSLGIYGKYERILKMIDTKHYPNGSFKAKYDQEKRDKNMKRFKNIDLFLNWRAYDARSENDHITHVDARHTATGERIRFKAPHFLDSTGDGWIGFWAGADFSYGRESSKTYGEEWEKEGELWSPEEGDNLVMGASVLWQNEKTNEEHLFPSLPWAADIAKDHHAIAGEWYWEFSRNDLHQIHDAEEIRDHMLRAIYGSFANAKKMEKNKNYKLQWVSYLVGKRESRRLMGDYIYTFNDVKNHTKFEDAVVEEKRAVDVHYQRILKDSKNPDFLSEALFYKTEKYYIPYRCLYSRNIKNLFLAGRNFSCSHIGLGGPRVMLTTGQMGAAVGLAASICKKHHATPREVYTKYLQEYLELIEKQQ; encoded by the coding sequence ATGAAAACACTATCATTTATTCTTATTATTTGTATCCAATCACTATACATGACAGGTATAGCACAAGATGTATTCATTGAAGCCGAAAGTTTTAATGATAAGGGAGGATGGGTTATTGACCCCCAATTTGTAGAACAAATGGGCTCACCCTATCTAATGGCTCATGGCATGGGTGTTCCAGTTGCAAATGCCATTACCCATGTAAATTTTAAGGAAAAAGGGAAATATCATGTCTGGGCCAGAACCAAGAATTGGGCTCCGGGAAATTGGGAGGCCCCTGGACAATTTAAAATGACAGTTAATGGCATAACATTAAAAAGAACACTAGGCATTACCGCTGGATGGACATGGGAATATGCAGGTAAAGTCACCATAAAATCAACCAACGTTGAAATTCAATTATCAGACCTTACTGGATTTAATGGCAGATGCGATGCTATTTATTTCAGTCAATCTAAAAAGATGCCACTGGAGGCAGAGACAAATCTGACTTCGTGGAGAAAAACGAAATTAGGAGAAAGTACTATTCCAGAACAACAAAAGAATTACGATTTAGTCATAACAGGAGGTGGGCTTGCCGGGTGTGCTGCTGCAATTTCGGCTGCAGAACAAGGACTAAAGGTGGCTTTAATTCATGATAGACCCGTTTTAGGAGGTAATGCCAGTGAAGAAGTTCGTGTGCATAGCTTAGGCATTTACGGCAAATATGAACGAATATTAAAAATGATTGACACCAAACACTATCCAAACGGATCGTTTAAAGCAAAATACGACCAAGAGAAACGAGATAAAAACATGAAGCGTTTTAAAAACATAGACCTCTTTTTAAATTGGAGGGCCTACGATGCTCGGTCAGAAAACGACCATATTACACATGTGGATGCCAGGCATACTGCCACCGGAGAACGTATACGTTTTAAAGCACCCCACTTTCTCGATTCTACGGGAGATGGATGGATTGGTTTTTGGGCAGGAGCAGATTTTTCATACGGCAGGGAAAGTTCAAAAACCTACGGAGAAGAATGGGAAAAAGAAGGTGAATTATGGAGCCCCGAAGAAGGTGATAATTTAGTAATGGGAGCATCCGTTCTCTGGCAAAACGAAAAGACAAACGAAGAACATTTATTTCCTTCATTACCATGGGCGGCCGATATCGCTAAAGATCATCATGCCATTGCCGGAGAATGGTATTGGGAATTTTCAAGAAATGACCTTCATCAAATTCATGATGCTGAAGAAATTAGAGATCATATGTTACGAGCTATTTATGGATCCTTTGCCAATGCAAAAAAAATGGAAAAAAATAAGAACTATAAATTACAATGGGTTTCTTATTTAGTAGGAAAGAGAGAATCCAGACGGTTAATGGGCGATTATATATATACCTTTAATGATGTGAAAAACCATACAAAATTTGAAGATGCGGTCGTAGAAGAAAAAAGAGCAGTGGACGTTCATTACCAAAGAATTTTAAAAGACAGCAAAAATCCTGATTTTTTGTCAGAAGCCCTTTTTTACAAAACCGAAAAGTATTATATCCCCTATAGATGTCTGTATTCAAGAAATATAAAAAACCTATTTCTGGCCGGCCGAAATTTTAGTTGTTCCCACATTGGCTTAGGAGGGCCGAGAGTTATGCTTACAACCGGGCAAATGGGTGCTGCCGTGGGACTTGCTGCCTCGATATGTAAAAAACACCATGCAACTCCCAGAGAGGTATATACAAAATATCTCCAGGAGTACCTTGAGCTAATTGAAAAACAGCAATAG